The genomic DNA GCCTTCGAACAGCCCATGGCTGGTATGCGCTTCAAGCGCGCGGTGCGCTCGTCCAATGACGAGGACGTGCAGTACATCTTCTACCACCCGGAAGAAGGCCGCTCGGCGCTGTTCACCTACAACATGATCAATCGCCAGCTGCACAACCCGATCTTCGGTCACGGCTACGCGCGCCTGGAAGACGGGCGTATGGTGATCTTCGCCGCCGAAGGCACCGAGCCGACCCGTATCCACCCGATGCAGGTCTGGCAAACACCGTTCTGCAGCGATGATTTCGCCGCTCGCCAACCGGTGCGCAGCGGCTTCTTCGGGCGCATCGGCAACGCCGAACTGGTGCGTGGCGTCTCCGACCTGCTGGGCCTTAGTCGCGAAATCGAAACCCCGGAAGTCTCGGTGCAGCGTTATACCCAGCTGTGCCAGAACACTCGCCGCCTGTTCGACGTCTACCACTGGCTGGGCGATGCTCAGTGCCAGGGCATGGCGCCGCTGCTGCGTGAAATCGCCGCAACTGGCGAACTGGTGCTCGACGAATTCGAGAAGGTCGAGAGCATTCGCCAGCAATCGGCTCGCGCCATGGCCGAGGCGGAAACCCGGCAGCAGGCGCTGTTATCCAGCCTGCTGATCGATAGCTGGGATGAGGTGCAGCACTTTGTCGACGCGCTCAATGGCATCAACGCCCAGCGTGGCCAGCTGCTGACCATTCGCGATTACCGCTATATCGACGTGGCGCGCATCGACGCCATGGAAACCGAGCTGCTGACGGCCCAGGAGCAGGTCGCGGCCGCCACCTCGGAGTTCCTCGCCAGTAAGGCGGCGCTGGAGCCTTATGTGCAGCAGCTGGCTCAGCTCGACGCCCAGGCGCAGAAGGCCGAAAGCGTCAGCCAACTGAATGAGCCGCTGGTGGCGTTGCAGGCTATGGCCGGCAACCTGGATATGCTGTCCAGCCTGATGGCTTCGCTGCCGATTGACGATGCTACCCAGCGTACCGAAATCGTCGAATCGATTTCCGAAGTCTATGCCCGTCTTAACCAGGCCAAGGCCCGTGCCGAACAGCGCCGCAAGGGCCTGGGTTCGGCAGAAACCGTGGCGCAGTTCGGCGCCCAGTTCAAACTGTTCAGCCAGGGCATCACCAATGCCCTGGCCATGGCCCAGGACCCGGAGCGCTGCGACGAACAACTGTCGCGGCTGTTGGTACAGCTGGAAGAGCTGGAAAGCCAGTTCGGCGATCAGGAGCAGTTCCTCGGCGACATTCTGAGCAAGCGCGAGGAGCTGCTGGAAACCTTCGAAGCGCACAAACAGGCGCTTCTCGATGAACGTCAGCGCAAGGCTCAGGGCCTGCTCGATGCCGCACGGCGCATCCTCGAAAGCCTCGGACGGCGCACTGCGCGCCTGACCCAGCCGGATGAGCTGAACGCCTTCTTCGCCTCCGATCCGCTGATTCTCAAGCTGCGCGAACTGGCCGAGCGCCTGCGCGAGCTGAAGGACAGCGTCAAGGCCGAGGATGTCGAGTCGCGCCTCAAGGCCGCCCGCGATCAGGCGGTGCGTAGCTTGCGCGACAAGAGCGAGCTGTTTGAAGAGGGTGGCAACGTTATCAAGCTCGGTCCGCGCCACCGCTTCAGCGTCAACACCCAGGAGCTGGACCTGACCCTAATGCCGCGCGGCGATCAGCTCTACCTGCACCTGACCGGCACTGAGTTCCTCGAACCGCTACAGAATGCTGAGTTGGAAGCGCTGCGCGACTACTGGCAGGTGTCCCTGGAGTCCGAGTCCGCCACGCTGTACCGCGCCGAGTACCTGGCCGGCGAAGTGCTGGCCGCCGCCGATGCCGGACGCGATGGCCTTAGCCTGGATCTGCTCAAACAGCAGCTAGCTCAGCTGGATGTGCTGACCAAGAGCATTCGCGACTTTGCCGCGCCGCGCTACAAGGAAGGCTACGAGAAGGGCATCCACGATCACGATGCGGCGTTGATCCTCACCCAATTGTTGCCGCTGCGCGACAGTGCCGGGTTGCTTAGCTACGGCGCACTGCCACGCGGTTTCGCCAGTTTCTTCTGGAACCAGGTGCAACGCCGCGACGAGGCCAAGCAATGGCCGCAGCGCGCGCGCAGTGCCCGGCATATCCAGCAGTTGTTTGGCCAGCGCGACAGCCTGTTGCAGTTGCAGGCGGAAATTGCCGAGGCCATGGCCGGCTATATCGCCCAGCAGGGCATAAGCCTGACTCCGGCGACGCTGGCAGAGGCGGCGGAATACCTGGTGCAGGAGCTGGCCGCAGAGCGCATCGAGTTCGTTTTCAGCAAATACGCCCGCGAGGTGCTGGCCGGTTTGCAGGCGCGTTTGCAGACGGCGCATATGTGGGATGTCTATCAGCAAACCCTGGCGCAACTGCAGGATCGCCCAGCGGCGCAATGGGCGCTGGTGGAGAACTGGCTGCGCGGCCTTTGCGCGGCCGAGGAGTTCGCCGCGCTCAGTGCCTATGTGCCTGAAGCCGTGGCCCTGACGCTGCTTGCCGAGGACCTACCCAAGCGCATCACCGAGGTGGATCTGCGCTTTACCGCCAAAGACTTGATGGGCGAACACCCACGAGTGAGCGAACGGCAACTGGTGCTGGCGGTGGACGATTTCTTCGCCCGCCTGCGTGTACATCGCGAGCAGTTTCTGCCCGGTTTGCAGCGCTACCAGGCATTGCGCCAGGAAGTGGTGGCGCGCGAGCGCGAGGCGCTGCGTCTCAATGAGTTCAAGCCCAAGCCGCTCAGCTCCTTCGTGCGCAACAAGCTGATCAACGATGTCTATCTCGGCGTGATCGGCGACAACCTGGCCAAGCAGATGGGCACCGCTGGGGAGAACCGCCGTTCGGATTTGTCCGGTTTGCTGATGCTGATTTCGCCGCCGGGTTACGGCAAGACCACCTTGATGGAATACGTCGCGCACCGCCTCGGTTTGATCTTTATGAAGATCAACGGCCCGGCGCTGGGTCACGAAGTGCGCTCCCTGGACCCGGCCCAGGCGCCGGACGCCACCTCGCGCCAGGAGCTGGAAAAACTCAACCTGGCGCTGGAGATGGGCAACAACGTGATGCTCTATCTCGACGATATCCAGCACACCCATCCGGAATTTCTGCAGAAGTTCATCTCGCTCTGTGATGGCACGCGGCGTATCGAAGGCGTGTGGAAGGGCCGCACCCGTACCTACGACATGCGTGGGCGCAAGTTCTGCGTGATCATGTCGGGCAACCCCTATACCGAGTCCGGCGACGTGTTCAAGATCCCGGATATGCTGGCCAACCGCGCCGACATCTATAACCTCGGCGACACCCTGGGCGGCATGCAGGAAGCCTTTGCGCTGTCCTACATCGAGAACGGCCTCACCTCCAACCCGGTGCTGGCGCCGCTGGCCACCCGCGATATGGCTGACGTCTATCGCTTCGTCGCCAAGGCCGAAGGCAAGCCGTTCTCCAGCAATGAACTGCGCCACAGCTACAGCGCCGCTGAGGTCAACGAAATCGTCACCACCTTGCAGCGCCTGATGCAGGTGCGCGATGTGGTCGGCCGGGTCAACCAGCAGTACATCGCCAGCGCCGCCCAGGCCGATCAGTACCGCACCGAGCCGCCGTTCAAGCTGCAGGGCAGCTACCGCAACATGAACAAGATGGCGGAGAAGATCAGCGCGGTGATGAACGACACCGAGGTGCTGCAGCTGATTGCCGATCACTACCAGGGCGAATCCCAGCTGCTCACCACCGGCGCGGAGGAAAATCTGCTCAAGCTTGCCGAACTGCGTGGCAACATGACCGACGCGCAGGCCGAGCGCTGGGCGCAGATCAAGCGCGACTTTATGCGCAACAAGGCCATGGGCGGCAGCGATACCGATGTTGGCGGACGGGTGGTGGCGCAGCTCAATGATCTGGTCGAGGGTGTGCGTGGCCTGGCCAAGCTGGCACCGGGCGAGCAAGCCGCAGCGCCGACGATTCCCTGGGCCGAGCTGCTCGCCGGCCTGGATAGTCTGGGCAAGCTGCGCCCGCAGGTGGAGGTGATCACGCCGCCACAACCGGCCGTGCAGAAGGTGCTGGAGAGTCTGGCCGACAGTCTGCAGAACAGCTTTCTGCCATTGATCCACGCCATGGACAAGAAGATCGATATCGACCTGCGCACCCACAACCGCATGCTGGAAATCTCCACCCAGCTGCGTGATCTGGGCGAGCAACTGGGCCATGAACAGCGCCTGGGCGGCGACAGCGAAAGCGAAACACCATGAAGGCCGGGCTGTTGCCGCGCGTGCAGCTGTTGCTTGGCATTGCTGCTTTGATGCTGGTGCTGCAGCTGGGTAACAGCCTGAGTGGTTACAGCCTGAATCTCTGGGGTGTTATTCCGCGGCGGCTTGAGTCATTGCCGGGCGTGCTGTTTGCGCCCTGGCTGCATGGCGGTTGGATGCATCTGTTGAGCAACCTCAGCGGCCTGTTGGTGCTGGGGCTGCTGGCCTTGCTCGAATCGCGCCGCGACTTTATCCAGGCCAGCCTGTTTATCATCCTTGGCAGCGGGCTGTTGGTCTGGTTGTTCGGTCGCGAGGGTATCCACGTCGGTGCCAGCGGCTGGT from Pseudomonas anguilliseptica includes the following:
- a CDS encoding DNA repair ATPase, with the protein product MSDAPAVAQPQDVLDKAVAEGGAYEVLHKRLRQTTEALNAQRLQEFGSSQMEVVGRVRIRTENNCTARDIVQVGENLLFGYNVFLGLKKETRVEDVFSLYRLSEQDEGYEAESVALADSFLGQSSFVNDFNELYTYYKNTRLLQLLVRDGKLLASFQIGERISDIRVFRWSISDGGKEVRYIDNRGERDIALPAPFDFEWQKTSREMVVNGRHPHMNILDTIFVETIGGDLTVKVENNTEDGLGIYREAVLDKTQSLDDAQIEYARLGSLILLKVLPYREEEWRYLVFNSLTRKVERIDAIGLACVQLPEDHGIIFPGGYYLQNGESKAFEQPMAGMRFKRAVRSSNDEDVQYIFYHPEEGRSALFTYNMINRQLHNPIFGHGYARLEDGRMVIFAAEGTEPTRIHPMQVWQTPFCSDDFAARQPVRSGFFGRIGNAELVRGVSDLLGLSREIETPEVSVQRYTQLCQNTRRLFDVYHWLGDAQCQGMAPLLREIAATGELVLDEFEKVESIRQQSARAMAEAETRQQALLSSLLIDSWDEVQHFVDALNGINAQRGQLLTIRDYRYIDVARIDAMETELLTAQEQVAAATSEFLASKAALEPYVQQLAQLDAQAQKAESVSQLNEPLVALQAMAGNLDMLSSLMASLPIDDATQRTEIVESISEVYARLNQAKARAEQRRKGLGSAETVAQFGAQFKLFSQGITNALAMAQDPERCDEQLSRLLVQLEELESQFGDQEQFLGDILSKREELLETFEAHKQALLDERQRKAQGLLDAARRILESLGRRTARLTQPDELNAFFASDPLILKLRELAERLRELKDSVKAEDVESRLKAARDQAVRSLRDKSELFEEGGNVIKLGPRHRFSVNTQELDLTLMPRGDQLYLHLTGTEFLEPLQNAELEALRDYWQVSLESESATLYRAEYLAGEVLAAADAGRDGLSLDLLKQQLAQLDVLTKSIRDFAAPRYKEGYEKGIHDHDAALILTQLLPLRDSAGLLSYGALPRGFASFFWNQVQRRDEAKQWPQRARSARHIQQLFGQRDSLLQLQAEIAEAMAGYIAQQGISLTPATLAEAAEYLVQELAAERIEFVFSKYAREVLAGLQARLQTAHMWDVYQQTLAQLQDRPAAQWALVENWLRGLCAAEEFAALSAYVPEAVALTLLAEDLPKRITEVDLRFTAKDLMGEHPRVSERQLVLAVDDFFARLRVHREQFLPGLQRYQALRQEVVAREREALRLNEFKPKPLSSFVRNKLINDVYLGVIGDNLAKQMGTAGENRRSDLSGLLMLISPPGYGKTTLMEYVAHRLGLIFMKINGPALGHEVRSLDPAQAPDATSRQELEKLNLALEMGNNVMLYLDDIQHTHPEFLQKFISLCDGTRRIEGVWKGRTRTYDMRGRKFCVIMSGNPYTESGDVFKIPDMLANRADIYNLGDTLGGMQEAFALSYIENGLTSNPVLAPLATRDMADVYRFVAKAEGKPFSSNELRHSYSAAEVNEIVTTLQRLMQVRDVVGRVNQQYIASAAQADQYRTEPPFKLQGSYRNMNKMAEKISAVMNDTEVLQLIADHYQGESQLLTTGAEENLLKLAELRGNMTDAQAERWAQIKRDFMRNKAMGGSDTDVGGRVVAQLNDLVEGVRGLAKLAPGEQAAAPTIPWAELLAGLDSLGKLRPQVEVITPPQPAVQKVLESLADSLQNSFLPLIHAMDKKIDIDLRTHNRMLEISTQLRDLGEQLGHEQRLGGDSESETP
- a CDS encoding rhomboid family intramembrane serine protease, translating into MKAGLLPRVQLLLGIAALMLVLQLGNSLSGYSLNLWGVIPRRLESLPGVLFAPWLHGGWMHLLSNLSGLLVLGLLALLESRRDFIQASLFIILGSGLLVWLFGREGIHVGASGWLFGLWALLLARAWFRRSWLDLLLAVLVFFLHGGWVFGLLPQQGVSFEYHLAGALCGGLYAAWRYTPRARQGG